A window of the Leptospira brenneri genome harbors these coding sequences:
- the ftsH gene encoding ATP-dependent zinc metalloprotease FtsH, with protein sequence MNKNIKTVFLFLLVFLVILATVYKGQDFAGKPDEISYSDFLNMVEPIEGKKPIGKITSKDGKEASAKQQIVIDRELIEGWYIPENSKDNKPKLFKTNVAQVNDDLVTKLRKSRLSFTAKSTEENKFWSVVSGIIPWLFALGIIWFIMMRQLQASGNKAFTFGKSRAKMNVDPKVKVTFNDVAGCEEAKVELLEIIEFLKDPKKFQAIGARIPKGVLLVGPPGTGKTLLAKAVAGEAGVPFFSISGSDFVEMFVGVGASRVRDLFDQGKKNAPCIIFIDEIDAVGRLRGAGLGGGHDEREQTLNQMLVEMDGFEMNEGVIVMAATNRADVLDPALLRPGRFDRQVIVDLPDLKGREEILAVHAKKVPLVSDISLNSIARGTPGFTGADLANLINEAALLAARRNKKRVTQEELEEARDKVMMGPERKSMFISDKEKEMTAYHEAGHALLGTLLPYTEPVHKVTIIPRGRALGLTQSLPVEDRHSYRKNYCLDRIVMSMGGYIAEELIFGDPSNGSSNDIQQATNIARRMVCEWGMSEKLGTIHYGSGESSPFMGRDYGHTSKPYSEEFAAMIDQEVKRIIQTCLDKGRDLVKKNQKKLDAIAKALLAKETIDADELTSIVQPAFDKFSDSKSGLGSKKGKGSSATKPAYST encoded by the coding sequence ATGAATAAAAACATCAAAACCGTATTTCTATTTTTACTCGTATTCCTTGTCATTTTGGCAACGGTTTATAAAGGTCAGGACTTCGCCGGTAAACCCGACGAAATCAGTTATTCCGATTTTTTGAATATGGTGGAACCCATTGAAGGGAAAAAGCCGATTGGGAAAATTACTTCCAAAGATGGAAAGGAAGCTTCCGCAAAACAACAAATCGTCATCGATCGAGAGCTCATTGAAGGTTGGTACATTCCAGAAAATAGTAAGGATAACAAACCAAAACTCTTCAAAACCAATGTAGCACAAGTGAACGATGATTTGGTGACAAAACTTCGTAAGTCACGCCTTAGTTTTACTGCAAAATCCACGGAAGAAAACAAGTTTTGGAGTGTTGTATCAGGCATCATTCCTTGGTTGTTTGCTCTTGGTATCATTTGGTTCATTATGATGCGTCAACTCCAAGCATCTGGTAACAAAGCATTTACCTTTGGTAAGTCTCGGGCCAAAATGAATGTAGATCCAAAAGTCAAAGTAACATTTAACGATGTTGCTGGCTGTGAAGAAGCAAAAGTTGAATTACTCGAAATCATTGAGTTTCTAAAAGATCCAAAAAAATTCCAAGCGATTGGAGCACGAATTCCTAAAGGAGTTCTTCTTGTAGGTCCTCCAGGAACTGGTAAAACCTTACTTGCGAAAGCGGTTGCGGGAGAAGCGGGTGTTCCTTTCTTTTCTATTTCTGGTTCTGACTTCGTAGAAATGTTTGTGGGTGTGGGTGCCTCTCGTGTTCGTGATCTTTTCGACCAAGGAAAAAAGAATGCACCTTGTATCATCTTTATTGATGAGATTGATGCTGTGGGTCGCCTCCGAGGTGCCGGTCTTGGTGGTGGTCATGATGAAAGAGAACAGACCCTCAATCAGATGTTAGTCGAGATGGACGGATTTGAAATGAACGAAGGTGTGATTGTGATGGCAGCAACAAACCGTGCTGATGTCCTTGACCCAGCCCTTCTTCGTCCAGGTCGTTTTGACAGACAAGTGATTGTAGACCTTCCTGACCTAAAGGGCCGTGAAGAGATCCTTGCAGTTCATGCTAAAAAAGTTCCATTAGTATCTGATATTTCACTGAATTCCATTGCTCGCGGAACTCCTGGATTTACAGGAGCCGATCTTGCCAACCTGATCAATGAAGCAGCCCTTCTTGCAGCGCGTCGTAACAAAAAACGTGTGACTCAAGAAGAACTAGAAGAAGCTCGTGATAAAGTTATGATGGGACCTGAACGTAAGTCTATGTTTATCTCTGACAAAGAGAAAGAAATGACTGCTTATCATGAAGCGGGGCACGCTCTTCTTGGCACCTTACTGCCGTATACTGAACCAGTCCATAAAGTGACCATCATTCCACGCGGTCGAGCTCTTGGTCTTACCCAATCCCTTCCTGTGGAAGATAGACATTCGTATCGCAAAAACTATTGTTTGGATCGGATTGTCATGTCTATGGGTGGATACATTGCTGAAGAACTCATCTTTGGTGATCCTTCCAATGGATCTTCCAATGACATCCAACAAGCAACCAACATCGCTCGTCGTATGGTTTGTGAATGGGGAATGTCGGAAAAACTGGGAACCATCCATTACGGATCAGGTGAGTCTTCACCGTTTATGGGAAGAGATTACGGTCATACCAGTAAACCATACTCAGAAGAATTTGCAGCAATGATTGACCAAGAGGTCAAACGTATCATTCAAACTTGTCTCGATAAAGGTCGTGATTTGGTGAAAAAGAACCAAAAGAAATTGGATGCCATTGCCAAAGCACTTCTTGCAAAAGAAACTATTGATGCAGATGAATTAACTAGCATTGTCCAACCTGCTTTTGATAAATTCTCTGATTCCAAATCAGGGCTTGGATCTAAAAAAGGAAAAGGATCTTCGGCTACAAAACCGGCTTATTCGACGTAA
- the pth gene encoding aminoacyl-tRNA hydrolase, translating to MKLIVGLGNPGDKYNNNRSNIGFKILDVIANNIGIEIKTKKKKSLIGRGDFEGDEVVLLKPQTFSDLSGESVLYIASFLKIQVKDIVVIHEDVGLELGQIVVTKGGENDVNPGVNSVSVSLRSPNFIRIRIGVLNSSFNPKKREEFLREDFEPLENLSLIQIINDAEAAIRSISMGDIDEVIQKYHL from the coding sequence ATGAAGTTAATTGTAGGGCTAGGAAATCCTGGCGATAAGTATAACAACAATCGATCTAACATTGGTTTTAAGATTCTCGATGTCATTGCAAACAACATTGGCATCGAAATCAAAACGAAGAAAAAGAAATCTCTCATTGGTCGAGGTGACTTTGAAGGGGATGAAGTGGTTTTACTCAAACCACAAACCTTCAGTGACCTTTCCGGTGAGTCAGTTCTTTACATTGCCTCCTTTTTAAAAATCCAGGTAAAAGACATCGTTGTCATCCACGAGGATGTAGGCCTTGAACTCGGCCAAATCGTCGTCACCAAAGGTGGAGAAAACGACGTCAACCCTGGGGTCAACTCGGTTTCTGTCTCATTACGATCTCCCAATTTTATACGAATTCGGATCGGCGTTCTTAATTCGAGCTTCAATCCTAAAAAAAGAGAAGAATTTTTACGTGAAGATTTTGAGCCATTAGAGAACCTGAGCTTGATACAGATCATCAATGACGCCGAAGCGGCGATTCGGTCAATATCCATGGGGGATATTGACGAAGTGATTCAGAAATATCACCTTTGA
- a CDS encoding 50S ribosomal protein L25/general stress protein Ctc produces the protein MEKISIKAQTRTSKGKGPARRMRVEGLVPANIIGNGEARSASVVEKEIQRLIDSGIRKATLIDLELDGKTERVFVKEIQRFPHTGQIRHIDFFKVTPGKKILTTVAIKTSGVAKGSKAGGQFEHLVHEIKVKSTPEDLTDVITLDVSGLDIGMMIKVSELPHPASWEILVNGDPIVASCNKTKAILAAERAEKAEADSKGKPAAKKAGKK, from the coding sequence ATGGAAAAAATCAGTATCAAAGCACAAACAAGAACTTCTAAAGGAAAAGGTCCTGCAAGAAGAATGCGTGTGGAAGGTTTAGTACCGGCAAACATCATCGGAAACGGTGAAGCAAGATCGGCAAGTGTTGTCGAAAAAGAAATCCAAAGACTCATCGACTCAGGAATCCGTAAGGCAACTCTGATCGACCTAGAACTTGATGGTAAAACAGAAAGAGTTTTCGTAAAAGAAATCCAAAGATTTCCACACACAGGTCAAATCCGTCACATCGACTTCTTTAAAGTAACTCCTGGCAAAAAGATCCTAACAACAGTCGCTATCAAAACTTCTGGTGTTGCAAAAGGTTCTAAAGCGGGTGGACAGTTCGAACACCTCGTTCACGAAATCAAAGTAAAATCAACTCCAGAAGATTTAACTGACGTAATCACTTTAGATGTAAGTGGTTTGGATATCGGAATGATGATTAAAGTTTCCGAACTTCCTCACCCAGCATCTTGGGAAATCTTGGTGAATGGTGATCCGATTGTTGCTTCTTGTAACAAAACAAAAGCAATCCTTGCTGCTGAACGTGCTGAAAAAGCAGAAGCAGACAGCAAAGGCAAACCAGCAGCTAAAAAAGCTGGAAAGAAATAA
- a CDS encoding ribose-phosphate diphosphokinase, giving the protein MNPSEVVVFSGNANRPLAEEICKHLGIPNGQITVKRFSDGESSVKIEENVRGRDVFVVQSISYPANDSLMELLLIIDAARRASARRITAVVPYYGYGRQDRKVEPRVPISARMVADLIETVGPDRVLTMDLHADQIQGFFRIPVDHLYFSPVLAEYINSLGMEDLVIVSPDSGGAERARNFGKKVNGSLAIIDKRRPKANESVVMHVIGEIKDKNCLLLDDMIDTGGTIAKAAMALYQNGAKSVLCCASHGVLSGEAPAKLNEADFKQIVLSNSIAIPETKKINHLKTLSIAPLFAKAIERIHNEESISSLFS; this is encoded by the coding sequence ATGAATCCCAGCGAAGTAGTTGTATTTTCTGGAAATGCAAATAGGCCTCTTGCCGAGGAAATCTGCAAACACCTGGGCATTCCCAATGGACAAATCACGGTAAAAAGATTCTCCGATGGGGAAAGTTCCGTAAAAATCGAAGAAAATGTTCGTGGACGCGATGTTTTCGTCGTTCAATCCATTAGCTATCCAGCTAACGATAGTTTAATGGAACTTCTTCTCATCATTGACGCTGCAAGAAGAGCTTCTGCTCGTCGTATCACTGCCGTTGTTCCTTATTATGGATATGGACGCCAAGACAGAAAAGTAGAACCACGGGTTCCGATTTCTGCTCGTATGGTGGCCGATTTAATCGAAACTGTTGGTCCTGACCGAGTTCTCACTATGGACTTACATGCTGACCAAATCCAAGGTTTCTTTCGTATCCCTGTAGATCATTTATACTTCTCACCGGTTCTTGCAGAATACATCAACTCACTGGGTATGGAAGACCTTGTGATTGTTTCGCCAGACTCTGGTGGAGCAGAAAGAGCTCGTAACTTTGGTAAAAAAGTAAACGGATCACTTGCCATCATTGACAAACGTAGACCAAAAGCTAACGAGTCTGTGGTGATGCATGTCATTGGCGAAATCAAAGACAAAAACTGTTTATTACTGGATGATATGATCGATACTGGTGGAACGATTGCGAAAGCCGCAATGGCACTGTACCAAAATGGTGCAAAATCGGTATTATGTTGTGCATCACATGGCGTTCTTTCGGGAGAAGCGCCTGCCAAATTGAATGAAGCCGACTTCAAACAAATTGTGCTCTCAAATTCTATCGCCATTCCGGAGACCAAAAAAATAAATCACTTGAAAACGCTCTCCATCGCCCCACTCTTTGCTAAAGCCATCGAGCGGATTCATAACGAAGAATCAATCTCTAGTCTGTTTTCATAA
- a CDS encoding sugar phosphate nucleotidyltransferase yields the protein MNLHNTVTAVILAAGKGTRMKSELPKVAVVLNESPLLLHVLRNIESAGIKRKVVVVGYRKDVVTDIAKSFSGVEFAEQTEQLGTGHAVISAEPALAPYSGYTIVACGDAPLISAKSFSELIELHKENGYSATVLSAKMENPTGYGRIIRSADDGSLLRIVEEKDASPEEKAVNEVNTGTYCFNTEDLFGALKQIGNDNAQKEYYLTDVIKIFRSLGKKVGAKTLTNALESHGINSPDDLALAKQYIDKGLVGV from the coding sequence ATGAACCTACATAATACTGTAACTGCTGTTATTTTGGCGGCGGGGAAAGGAACTCGAATGAAGAGTGAACTTCCCAAGGTTGCGGTTGTACTAAACGAATCACCACTTTTACTTCACGTTCTTCGTAATATCGAATCCGCCGGCATCAAACGAAAAGTCGTGGTTGTCGGTTACCGCAAAGATGTTGTGACAGACATCGCAAAATCATTTTCCGGTGTAGAGTTTGCCGAACAAACAGAACAGTTGGGAACGGGGCATGCAGTCATTTCTGCAGAACCAGCACTTGCGCCTTACTCCGGTTACACGATAGTAGCATGCGGTGATGCACCCTTAATTTCTGCAAAATCATTTTCAGAACTCATAGAACTTCATAAAGAAAACGGATATTCTGCGACCGTTCTTTCAGCAAAAATGGAAAATCCAACGGGATATGGTCGTATCATTCGATCTGCTGATGATGGTAGCCTTTTACGCATCGTAGAAGAAAAAGATGCAAGTCCTGAAGAAAAGGCCGTTAACGAAGTGAATACAGGAACTTACTGTTTTAATACAGAAGATCTTTTCGGTGCCTTAAAACAAATAGGTAACGATAACGCTCAAAAAGAATATTATCTCACTGATGTGATTAAGATTTTTCGATCTTTGGGAAAAAAAGTCGGAGCGAAAACTCTGACAAATGCTTTGGAAAGCCATGGTATCAATTCACCAGATGATTTGGCTCTTGCAAAACAATATATAGATAAAGGGTTGGTTGGAGTATGA
- a CDS encoding 4-(cytidine 5'-diphospho)-2-C-methyl-D-erythritol kinase, whose product MVSFKTLSQGKINIGLFVPYKREDGLHEIHSVFVPISFGDPMEVQITPLPKDQKSSFQLVSENHLHGYRHTKFEEVSERGDFTKNILYKAFQKSVTHLQKPVSITIRLQKHLPPEGGIGGGSSNAGLFLKELFPWTDLPKEEEIPLAKSIGADVPFFLQSSACFVSGIGEVLEPISVAQGSGILAIPPFGLSTASMYAGLQKSLQKPYGSQVWKSLAEDLLRSLQVGDWAYLQNRLENEFEKIAFQTQPLLKELRLGFFESGAVYVSLSGSGSCYYGIYPSDRERDEALHIVSNRFPDMEFRTFSF is encoded by the coding sequence ATGGTATCTTTCAAAACTCTTTCACAAGGAAAGATTAACATTGGTTTGTTTGTTCCTTACAAAAGGGAAGACGGGTTACATGAAATCCATAGTGTTTTTGTTCCGATTAGTTTTGGGGATCCTATGGAAGTCCAGATCACTCCCCTTCCCAAAGACCAAAAATCAAGTTTTCAGTTAGTGTCGGAAAACCATCTGCATGGTTATCGACATACGAAGTTCGAAGAAGTTTCCGAAAGAGGAGATTTTACCAAAAACATTCTCTATAAGGCCTTTCAAAAGTCAGTCACTCACCTGCAAAAGCCTGTTTCTATCACCATCCGTTTGCAAAAACACCTCCCTCCCGAGGGAGGAATCGGGGGAGGAAGTAGCAATGCGGGCCTTTTTTTAAAAGAACTCTTCCCCTGGACCGACCTTCCGAAAGAAGAGGAGATTCCTCTCGCAAAGTCCATTGGAGCCGATGTTCCTTTTTTCCTACAAAGCTCAGCTTGTTTTGTCAGTGGGATTGGCGAGGTGCTCGAACCCATCTCGGTAGCCCAAGGTTCTGGGATTTTGGCCATCCCTCCCTTCGGACTTTCTACAGCATCTATGTACGCAGGCCTTCAAAAAAGTTTACAAAAACCCTATGGTTCCCAAGTATGGAAATCTCTGGCAGAGGATTTACTTCGAAGTCTTCAAGTCGGGGATTGGGCATACCTGCAAAACAGGCTTGAGAACGAGTTTGAAAAAATCGCTTTTCAGACCCAACCCTTACTAAAGGAATTGCGATTAGGGTTCTTTGAGTCGGGAGCAGTCTATGTTTCTTTATCAGGATCGGGTTCGTGCTATTATGGCATTTATCCTTCAGATAGAGAAAGAGATGAAGCCCTTCACATTGTCTCCAATCGATTTCCCGATATGGAATTTCGAACGTTCTCTTTTTAG
- a CDS encoding WYL domain-containing protein, with the protein MNPSTARAASKLNLIRLLASHPEGLGLEEIQSVTGHKSIAALKKDLGELYMIEMYPYSPTDAVDLDFDGEKVKIRLPIAVDSALPLSPKEWSLLRSLLVAQKSKEDSKLNLSILNKIDSVIPSGDWSPYQKSKETIVKAIGEKKILTIVYWKRDTKEKETRTLAPWLLWEENDSYLLAYDIAKKGFRSFRLDFILDITITDTNYPNLPDTAGEFLEGFKQLFGADSENKDLAKLWITDGASYHLGMKLNLTPTGIQKNISGTVYREFQAPIRDKNWFAQTILGYGTSVLVSEPKELKETIQFHLQSIAPSKPNLHSQS; encoded by the coding sequence ATGAACCCATCCACTGCTCGGGCCGCTTCTAAGTTAAATCTAATCCGCCTTCTGGCTTCACATCCAGAAGGTCTTGGTTTAGAAGAAATTCAAAGCGTAACAGGACACAAATCCATCGCAGCTCTCAAAAAAGATTTGGGTGAGTTGTATATGATTGAGATGTATCCTTATTCACCTACCGATGCTGTGGATTTAGATTTTGATGGGGAGAAGGTAAAAATCCGACTCCCCATTGCAGTTGATTCAGCACTCCCACTTTCCCCGAAAGAATGGTCACTCCTTAGATCACTCCTCGTTGCACAAAAATCCAAAGAAGATTCCAAACTCAATCTTTCCATCCTAAACAAAATTGATTCGGTGATTCCTTCTGGAGATTGGTCTCCTTATCAAAAATCGAAAGAGACAATTGTAAAAGCAATTGGCGAAAAAAAAATACTAACAATTGTTTATTGGAAAAGGGACACGAAAGAAAAAGAAACAAGGACACTGGCACCTTGGTTACTTTGGGAAGAAAATGATTCTTACCTTTTGGCCTATGACATCGCCAAAAAAGGATTCCGATCCTTTCGACTGGATTTTATTTTAGACATTACCATCACTGATACAAATTACCCGAACCTACCGGACACAGCAGGTGAATTTTTAGAAGGGTTCAAACAATTGTTTGGTGCCGATTCTGAAAACAAAGACTTGGCAAAACTATGGATCACTGACGGAGCTTCTTACCACTTAGGAATGAAACTAAACCTAACGCCCACAGGAATTCAAAAAAATATAAGTGGCACCGTATACCGCGAATTCCAAGCTCCGATTCGAGACAAAAATTGGTTTGCCCAAACGATTTTGGGATATGGAACCTCGGTTCTTGTTTCTGAGCCGAAGGAATTAAAAGAAACCATCCAATTCCACTTACAATCAATCGCTCCTTCCAAACCCAATCTTCACTCGCAGTCATAA
- a CDS encoding ACP S-malonyltransferase, giving the protein MTSAKLLTATLQNSQKFFLQFGGQGSPYLKELVKLYAEPELKEFFETSFKTIGEIAARDGKSPLLNEGFDFKSWIENPDAAPSEDYLARAPISVPGIFMTQIANYVLVSKRGYPTAELIAATGAMSGHSQGVIASALVGLGKDGDDFLKTYADFLKFIFYLGFNGQKVYPNFVVSEEVVKENEANGDKNPAPMVAVIGYTKDELEERVKKTNDSLGLKGQDTVFISLYNTPDSMILSALPSSLLAFRKQWKAEMDEKKFKFVYLKTTAPFHCPFMETSLDKFNAEDASVVPFPYTGADLKVPVYSIYDGHNLQKDGNLRDILFKMVLIEPLYWDLAIAPIFNDSAINTIIDFGPSVVSQRLTGGHLKAKNIEKQSLCASNAKELKVILEA; this is encoded by the coding sequence ATGACATCGGCCAAACTCCTTACTGCTACCCTCCAAAATTCACAAAAATTTTTCCTTCAATTTGGAGGACAGGGTTCACCTTATTTAAAAGAACTCGTAAAATTATACGCAGAACCAGAACTCAAAGAATTTTTCGAAACAAGTTTCAAAACCATTGGTGAAATTGCTGCTCGTGATGGCAAAAGTCCCCTTCTCAATGAAGGCTTTGATTTCAAATCCTGGATCGAAAATCCAGATGCCGCACCTTCAGAAGACTACTTAGCTCGTGCTCCGATTTCTGTACCAGGAATCTTTATGACTCAAATTGCAAACTACGTTTTGGTTTCCAAACGTGGGTATCCAACGGCAGAACTCATTGCAGCAACTGGTGCAATGAGTGGGCATAGCCAAGGTGTGATTGCTTCAGCACTCGTGGGTCTCGGAAAGGACGGAGACGATTTTCTAAAAACTTATGCTGATTTCCTAAAATTCATTTTCTATCTAGGATTTAACGGACAAAAAGTTTATCCTAACTTTGTTGTTTCTGAAGAAGTTGTCAAAGAAAACGAAGCCAATGGAGATAAAAATCCAGCGCCAATGGTTGCTGTCATTGGTTACACAAAAGACGAATTAGAAGAAAGAGTAAAAAAAACAAATGACTCTCTTGGACTGAAAGGTCAAGATACGGTTTTCATTTCACTTTATAACACTCCTGATTCTATGATTCTTTCGGCGCTTCCTTCTTCTCTTCTTGCCTTCCGTAAACAATGGAAAGCAGAGATGGACGAAAAGAAATTCAAATTTGTTTATTTAAAAACAACTGCACCTTTCCATTGCCCATTTATGGAAACTTCCCTTGATAAATTCAATGCGGAAGATGCTTCTGTGGTTCCATTTCCTTATACTGGTGCTGATTTAAAAGTTCCTGTATACAGTATCTATGATGGTCACAACCTTCAAAAAGATGGAAACCTTCGTGACATCCTTTTTAAGATGGTTCTCATTGAGCCACTTTATTGGGATTTGGCGATTGCACCAATTTTCAATGACAGCGCCATTAACACAATCATTGACTTTGGACCAAGTGTTGTCAGCCAACGACTTACTGGTGGCCACTTGAAGGCAAAAAACATCGAAAAACAATCATTATGTGCATCTAATGCGAAGGAATTAAAAGTAATTCTCGAAGCATAA
- a CDS encoding sodium:solute symporter family protein, with product MFVSLAPIDYLILFIFVGFMVVIGILLKKSISQSSDFLLAGRKIPSWITGIAFISANISALELLGMSASGAEYGFLTFHFYYLGAIPGMIFLGIFMMPFYYSSKIRSVPEYLRYRFNRPAHLVNSIITLVSLALGSGIYLYSLSLVFETMFGWNPHVSILFSACIVLVYTYFGGLSSSIYTEVMQFFLTVLGLFPLVIIGLMKLGGWDGLMRKIPDSHKHMWVGLPGGQNELGWDLLSVTVGLGFVLSFSYWTCGFAEVQRAMAAKDYRSARRTPLIGAMFKLFLPFLTVIPGLIALTEFSKEMNGEYNKSFLILLKNFYPSGMLGLGTTALLAAFMAGMSSSITAMNTIFTYDIYQTYINQNKEDKDYLRIGKLCTMFTVLFAIFSSYIAMQFENIMNYIQLLFSFFNAPLIAIFLLGMFWKRASGWSGFYGMLLGTGSGLVHFILYSLGILYYKSDMVSNFYGAIVSGLVCFSTMVVVSLIEKEDPRRDLHGLVYSDRDKTNSFWDPRILAWGVGLIVLLAGFNIIFA from the coding sequence ATGTTTGTATCCCTCGCTCCCATTGATTATTTGATCCTTTTCATTTTTGTTGGGTTTATGGTTGTGATCGGGATCCTCCTAAAGAAGTCCATATCCCAATCTAGTGATTTTTTGTTAGCCGGTCGAAAGATTCCCAGTTGGATTACAGGGATTGCTTTTATCTCTGCCAATATTTCTGCCCTTGAATTGTTAGGGATGAGTGCGAGTGGTGCGGAATATGGATTTTTGACCTTCCATTTTTATTACTTAGGTGCGATTCCCGGTATGATTTTTCTTGGGATCTTTATGATGCCATTTTATTATTCTTCAAAAATCAGAAGTGTCCCAGAATACCTGCGTTATCGATTCAATAGGCCCGCTCATTTAGTGAATTCAATCATTACTTTAGTATCCTTAGCACTTGGGTCAGGGATTTATCTTTATTCTTTGTCTTTGGTATTTGAAACTATGTTTGGTTGGAATCCACATGTTTCGATTCTTTTTAGTGCCTGTATTGTTTTGGTTTATACATACTTCGGTGGACTCAGTTCCTCTATCTATACAGAGGTAATGCAATTTTTCCTAACAGTTCTCGGACTTTTCCCACTAGTAATTATCGGATTAATGAAGTTAGGTGGTTGGGATGGTTTGATGAGAAAAATTCCAGACTCTCATAAACATATGTGGGTAGGGTTGCCGGGAGGACAAAATGAATTGGGTTGGGATCTACTGAGTGTGACCGTTGGATTAGGATTTGTATTGTCTTTTTCGTATTGGACTTGTGGATTCGCGGAAGTACAAAGAGCGATGGCCGCAAAGGACTATAGATCAGCCAGAAGGACTCCTCTTATCGGAGCTATGTTCAAATTGTTTTTACCATTTTTGACCGTGATACCAGGATTAATTGCTCTCACCGAATTTTCAAAGGAGATGAATGGAGAATACAATAAAAGTTTTTTGATATTACTTAAGAATTTTTATCCTTCTGGGATGTTAGGTCTTGGAACCACTGCATTACTAGCAGCCTTTATGGCAGGTATGTCCAGTTCCATCACAGCAATGAATACTATCTTCACTTACGATATTTATCAAACTTATATCAACCAAAATAAAGAAGATAAAGATTATCTAAGGATTGGAAAACTTTGTACAATGTTTACCGTGTTGTTTGCAATTTTCTCTTCTTATATTGCAATGCAGTTTGAGAATATAATGAATTACATCCAATTGTTATTCTCCTTTTTTAATGCTCCTTTGATTGCTATATTTTTACTTGGAATGTTTTGGAAACGAGCTTCTGGTTGGAGTGGTTTTTATGGAATGTTACTCGGAACAGGGAGCGGACTGGTTCATTTTATCCTATATTCATTAGGAATTTTATATTACAAATCGGATATGGTTTCCAATTTTTATGGGGCCATTGTTTCTGGTTTGGTTTGTTTTTCTACTATGGTCGTTGTTAGTTTGATAGAAAAAGAAGATCCCCGGAGAGACTTACATGGGCTCGTTTATTCAGATAGGGATAAAACAAATTCATTTTGGGATCCAAGAATTTTAGCCTGGGGAGTTGGACTTATTGTCCTTCTTGCCGGCTTTAATATCATTTTTGCATAA
- a CDS encoding M23 family metallopeptidase: MNLQNLLKRNWCANNLFFSFLFTTCLSLLGTGCVSKGYSYQGNPLFGWMESSGEVRTTDPYPILKRYPSFQATDFEFPVGGKYAEGYYLAQKFGAENGKFGGRKHLGEDWNSVTGGDSDFAAPVYSFGNGVVSEIADYGGGWGKVVRIVHYHNVGNGDFWFLETVYAHLHTIDVEPGQLVKKTEWIGTIGDAGGSYPAHLHFELRSAIGAPLGGGYALKTEGFLPPTRWLMQYGPKEKSFSEESFQFLIEKGGTL; encoded by the coding sequence ATGAATCTTCAAAATCTTCTAAAAAGAAATTGGTGCGCAAATAACCTATTTTTTTCCTTCCTTTTCACAACCTGTCTTTCTCTACTCGGGACAGGTTGTGTTTCTAAAGGTTACTCCTACCAAGGAAACCCACTCTTTGGTTGGATGGAATCTTCTGGCGAAGTTCGCACTACAGACCCTTATCCCATTTTAAAACGTTATCCCTCTTTCCAAGCTACCGACTTTGAATTTCCTGTTGGGGGAAAGTATGCAGAAGGTTATTACTTAGCTCAAAAATTTGGTGCGGAGAATGGAAAGTTTGGAGGTAGGAAACATCTTGGAGAGGATTGGAATTCTGTCACTGGTGGAGATAGTGATTTTGCGGCACCTGTGTATAGTTTTGGGAATGGGGTGGTTTCGGAAATTGCTGACTATGGTGGCGGTTGGGGGAAAGTGGTTCGCATTGTCCACTACCATAATGTAGGTAATGGAGACTTTTGGTTTTTAGAAACGGTCTATGCCCACTTACATACAATCGATGTAGAACCAGGACAGTTGGTTAAAAAAACGGAATGGATTGGAACCATTGGAGATGCGGGAGGAAGTTACCCGGCACATTTACATTTTGAACTTCGATCTGCTATTGGTGCTCCGTTAGGTGGAGGATATGCTCTCAAAACCGAAGGTTTTTTACCACCAACCAGATGGCTTATGCAATACGGACCGAAAGAAAAGTCCTTTTCTGAGGAAAGTTTTCAGTTTCTAATCGAAAAGGGTGGAACACTTTAA